The Manis javanica isolate MJ-LG chromosome 14, MJ_LKY, whole genome shotgun sequence genomic interval CTCCCACCAGGCATCCTCACCCGGCGGGTGTGGTGCTCTCCCAGGGGGTGCTCGGGAGGAACCTGAGTGGGCACAGAGGCACGCCAGCTCAGGGCACAAGTGTGGCCTGGCAGAAGGAGGTCTTGGATCCGGGAGACAACGGGGTTACCCTGAAGGTCCCCAGGCCCCAGCTCCAGGGTGTAGCTTCTTTGTGGGGACAGGATCACCAAGCCCCTAGGAAAAGACAGGAAGTCAGAAAGTTCTTCAGTTCCGTGCTTCGTGCTTCCTCACTTGGTCCACCTTCCCAGGCCGCGCTGCCTTACCTGAGCCCAGAGCAGGTGCAGATGGAGACCTGCGAGTCTGCGTGGCCCTGTACTCCTCCCTGGTAGCAGCAGTTCTCCTACAGCAGAGAAATGCTAGTGCCAACTTGAAGGAGAGgccaggatttgagcccaggAGACTAGCCCATTGGTGAAGGTATGCAGAGTCCTCCAACAGCTTCTAGGGATGGCACCCTCCAGTtacctcctcccttcttcccttagGCCAGAAACAGGGCACAAGAGGCCCGACTCACCAGAGTGTGTCCCTTACTGACCACACGGGTGCCATCAGGTTGGTACCATACCAGCGTTGGGCGGCCTGGGACTAGATCCCTgcagaatgaagaaaaaggagggcaGTGTCAGGGGCTTCCCAGGGTGGTACAGTGACAGCCTGAGGCCTTGAGGTGGACTGGTGGCTGGGAGCCAGGCAGTCCCCCAACCTTCCTGCTTCCCCCAGAGGCAGCAGGGTATAGTGGCTAGGCCACAAACTCTGCCAATCTCTGTGGATTCCAATCTGGTTTTCATCACACCCTAGCTGCGTGATGTTGGACAAGCTATTTAACCTCTCTTTGCCTTgacttcttcatttataaaatgagaataatcttACAGGGATGttaggagaattaaatgagttcaaGCACTTTGTAcgtggcacatagtaagtgctataTGTAAGTTGTTAGCcatgttgttattattaatattaccaCTATCATTATTACCTATTCTGTAGCAGCTCCAGGATATGACTCTCACCATCCAATTCCAATTTGATCCTCAAAGCCTCGGGCAGGTTGGTCTGTGGGCATCAGAGGGCATGTCACCTCCCTGGTCCTGCCAAACTCCTAATCCTTTCTAACCAGAAAACCTCGGGCCCTTAGGAGAGCACCAACAATTAGATCACTGGTGGGGGATCCCGAGGGAGGGGCCCGGAAGCCCTGCCTGGCCTGGGGCATTGTTCTGGGGGGTTGTATGGGGAGGTCAAGGAAGGTATCTGAGCCGCCCCTTCTCGGCTTCCTGCCCGAAGAGGAAGCATCATAGAGGACCCAGTGCAGGCCCCAGCCCTTCCTCTGACTCAGCTTTAGaattggggtgggagggagggtacTTGGTAGGTCTTGACCCTCTCCAGGCCCCCCACTGAGAAAGCCAACAACATGAGACCAAGAGAGAAGGTTTGGCCTCCGAATTTCcccactggagatggatgggtTGAGTGGGGCTGAGGCCAGCAGATGTGTGTGAAGAGGGGAGAAGGAGGTAAGTGAAGCCAGGTGCTGGGGCATGGTGAGAGAGGCAGCCCTGCGACAGTGAGGTCCACTCACCTGCTCCTCATTCAAGCTTTGCCCTGAGACACTTTAGTCCAGGTGGCAAGGTGGTGGGGGTGTATGTCTTTGAGGGGAGAGAGAAGCTTACCTGAAGCACCTCCGCTAGGCTGAGTGTGAAGTTGTCCTGAAGGATCTGGGGCTCCAGGGACCCACTTAAGGTCCTCTCTGGCCTTGCCTGCTCCTCCTCAGTGCCACCTGCAGAGTCCCCAGGATTTCTCAAGAGTGCGGAGAGAATCCGCGCCCCGGGTGGGGGTGACTGGTGCCCTCTGacagcccccagctcccagcaagcACATCAAGGCCTTGCCTAGCTTGAAGAACTACTGCATTGCATGCTGGGACTTAAAGGAGAATACTAGAAGGAGGGGGTCTTTTCTCCAATGTTTTGCTCTCATCCCACCAACCCATCCACAAGTCCCCAAAGAAGTTCAGCTTGCAGAGCCTGTGGCCCCTCTTCCCCCAGCCCAATCCCAGGTTCTCACAGGGACCCCCCTGTTCCCCCTTGCTCCCAATCACAACCCCCAACTCCCAAGAACGCACCCTCAGAGGACTGGGCAAAGCCCCGTGGCCCGGtgcccactcaccctcccctttCCTCACATCGGAGATGCCGGGAACGCCCGTTTCTGGGTGAGCAGCGCAAACAGCCCCCTCCCTAAACACCCTCATGCCCGGTAAGGCACACCCGCTCCCCACAGTCTCTGCTTCCTCCCGGagtcctcctcccctccccacaatgGCTCTCTCTCCTCCGGACACTCCACCCCGCCTGCCCTCTCGGTCCCCGGCCCAAGACAGCAGCGGGAAGTGAAAGTTCCAAGGAGGAGCTGGTGTCCCAGCCGCTTTCCCGGCCagttctcccttccctcctctcccggCTCCTCCCGGGCCCCTCCCGACCAGTCAGGTCTCTGATGGCATCAGTACCAAGGTTAGGAGTGTCGGACTGCTCAGGCCTGGGATAAACGGCCAGGAAGACTCCTCTTCGCCAAACCCTACAAGCCGTGCCCACTCGGTGCCCTGGCACCGGGTGGCACAGTCGGCTAGGCCCTAGAGGAGCGAAGCCGTCAATCTTGGGGAACAGCGACCCTCTCCCAGGATGGGGCGCTGGGCCAGGCCCCTCGGTGCCTGGTACAGAAGTCTGGAAGTGTCCGCGGGGACCGCACAGAGGATGACCGGGCAGGAGCGCCGGCGTTCCCCCTCGTTCACTCTCCGCTCCACTGCCCAGTCGCTGGGCCCTCGGACCAGAACAGTAGACCTAAGCGGCCCGCGCACTAGGTGGGGTCTCTGTGGGACCCTAGGAGCCCGACGCCTCCAGACTTCCCTGCGCCTCTCCCAGTCCGCCCCCTCCCTGGCCCACTGCCGGCCGCGCACTCACCAATATCTGGGAGCGGCCGGGAGGACGGAGGGCTGCCCGCGCCCAAAAgccccagggcccagagcagcGCCAGCCGCATGGCAGCGGCGCCCCGGGCCGGGCGAGGGCAGCAGGTGCTGGGCCGCGCACCGAGGAGCCGATGCAGCCGGGTCTGTCCGCTTTGCTCACCCGGCAGCGCAGCACAGCCTCcaggcccggccccgccccctcccaccaACTACAGCGCCAGGCCCGCCCCTGCCCTCACGaagccccgcccccgccgcgcgCTGGGTCCTAAAGACTCCAGCTCCTCCTCGCTCTGCACCTTCACTTTCACGCTACACAGCAGGGTGGGAGCCGAGGCCGGGTCCGACAGGCTTGGGCGTCGCGCCTCAGCCCTGTCCTGGTCCGGACCCCTTCCCAGAAGCTTCGTTGCTCTCCTTCTTCGCGTCTGCGGTCCGGCTCTGCGGGGATCAGGCGTCCAGTCTTCCCGATTGCCTGCCAGACAGTGCCCGGCTCACCCTGAGTCCAGACACCTGCAAAGTGTACTAGCAGGAGACTGTGCAAGGCATTTTACTGAACAGGAAGCAGCTGGGTTTGAGAGCGAGTGGACGCCTCTTCACTCTGCGTAGATAGCGTCATCTTCGCTATCGCTGTAGGCGGAGGAGGAGAGCTCCTCGCGGGGTGTGCAGGCCGGACACCGCGCCTGCATATCGTCCCAGCACGATCGACAGTACACAGCCTCGCAATCTGGCGTTGGGCACACGTAGGACTCGGGTGTCTCGGGTGCCTGGCACACCACGCAGCGCCGGCGCAGCCAGCGGCGCAAGAAGGGGCAGTGACGGTGCAGGATGTTCGCCAGGTGGCGGCGCTGTTGGGAGGCAGGAAAGGTTTACAGCCGGTTGGGGAGCGAGACAAGAAAGCGAGCGCGGGGTGGAGGACTGGACAGCGCTTCTCGCCTGGCATCTCAAGGCCTGACAATGCCCACGTATTCGAGGAAGCTGGACTGGGGAAAGACGACCCCTGGAGGGCAAGGGTGCTATGGAAGTGGGTCCTGGAGAGCCTCCCTTCCTCACTTCGTGATGGAGAGTGGAAGGATACTCTTCGATTCTCTCCCTGACAGTAATAGCAAccatcatttgcattttcctataAATCATCTTGTTTGGTTCTCACGGTGGGGCTGAGTAGTGATATAAGACTATTAGTACTGTGTTCCCCACTtgtcagatgagaaaaatgaatctcatgaaggttaagtgactttcccaaaggCTTTACATAGATAGTAAACAAACCTGTATGGACCCAGGTGCCCTGATTCCAAATCACAATCCTGGTTTATAATGCCCCCATCCTCTCTCCACACTATTGCCACCTTTTCAGGTCACCACTCTTTGGTCAAGGAACCACAGGGGCCCCACTGTCTGGTAGAGGAAGGCAGAACTCCTGGCCTCGGCCTCCAGAGCCTTCCACAGTCTGGTCCCTTTCTCGTTTCTGCTCCAACTTACCCCTCCATGCACTTTGCATCTCCTGTGCCAGTTTCTCCTCAGACTAGCCCTGGCACTTGGCATTCCTTTTGGACTCTGAGTCTTTGCACATTCTGTTCCCTCAGCTTGGGATGAATGCCCTTCACATTTCCATCAGCCCATCCACATCCAGTTTACTTCAGGACTGGGTCATGGAATCAGAGTATATTCATTCGTTCATCAGACATTCATTCAGCCCTATTGTGTGTCACGGGGATGGGAGATCTAGGCACTGGTGGGGAAAGTTAAGTAAACACAGTCTCACTTTGAGGAGCTTCGTTAGGGCTGATTAAATAGTGGCTGTcactcacatttttaaaaaaataaatgttgggCCCTATACAAAGAAACtgtaaattaattaattcaaacaATACCCATATAAGGCAGATACTGTCATAATCATCTCTCCTTttttaggtgagaaaactgatgcTTGGAGAGGTGGTCACTTGCCTAGGGTCACATGATGGCAACTAACATGTACAGAACTTGCTCTGCCTGTACCATGAGAGTGAAACTCATCTAATCCTTATGGTAATGGAGTAGttaactccattttatagaagGGAAAAGCCAAGACCCAACATTTAACTGCCCAGCATCAGCCAGCTGTCAAAGTAATaaggggaggaggcaggattGAAACCCAGGCTCTCTGCCACCAGAGCCCCACACCCAACCACCATTCTTTACTGATCTCTATGAGCAGACCTTACAGATCTGTCCAGCCCCCCACTCCCCATTCTTTAAAGGGCAAAACTGAGGCCCGGTGAGGACCATggccaaggttacacagcttaATAAGGGAGTGCGGGCTGGAACCTGGTTCTTCCAACTCTGTTCTTTCCCTATATCATATGCCCCTTCGTGAGGCCTCCCTGACCTCCCCTTGGAACTGCAGTGAACTTCTGTTCTGCAGCCCTCTCAGTTGAGCCTGTGGCTTTGCCTTGGGCCCCTTGTTGTTGATGAGCCCCTCTTACTTTCCTTGTGACCAGACTGTATCAAATCTGATTCCCCTTTTCCACTTGCCTCCCAGGGGTCCACTGAGAGTCTTGGGCTGGGCTGAATACTGTGATGCAGAGATGGACACAGCCCTGACTTTCCAGTTGCTGGGCAACCGGGGCCTTTGGCAGGCATCGTGTCAGGACCCAGCGAGCTCCAGCAGTCTGGGACTGTGCTGGGGTCTGGATGGACTGTAGGGAGGTGCCCTGTCCCACAACTTTCCAGCCTATTCAGGAGGCACCGGAGCGCAGGCCCAGACTTACTGAAGCCCTCTGCTGTCGGGCCTGCCTCAGGATGGCAGCCCTTCTCAGCTTGGTGAAGGCTGCTCTCTTCCTCAGGAGCTCATTGTAGAGGAACAGGATCCGCTTCTTCTCTCGCTGGGGCCCAGGAGAGGGGGTCAATAATAGTGACAGTGCTGAGGAGGATAGCCTCCCCTAAAGACAgggctggcaggggctgggcaCGGGCTGGTGTGTGTGCTAGTGCATAAGGGgagtgagggcagggcagggcccacCTTGGGGAAGTAGAAGGCTGCGATGACCCTCCGGAGCCGGTAGCCGAAAGCCTGGAGCAGGCAGAGGCTCACTAGCAGACCGACCGGTAGTGCAGCCCTCAAGTAGGCCCCGGCATTCAGGCACACGGGCtggggcaggcaggctggggggACAGGGCAGCCCTAGGTTGAATTCACCATCCCAGTGGACGGTGCAGATCAGGTCTCTGATTACCCTGCTCTCCTCctacctgcccctccccctttaCAGCTGAGCTGTCAACACTGTAGCCACTAGGCCCCTGAGGCTATCTGTTCTGTATGGCACAGATGTAGAAAATGTCCGGGACAGCAGAAAGTTCTGCTGGACAGTGTTGCTCCAGAGGGCTGCGACCTTTTGGCCCCAAGGCTCCAGCCCCCAGACTCCTCTGACCCACGCTTACATCATACAGCTCTTCAGGCCTGACCTGATGTTTCCTGCTTTGATTTCTCCACCCCTATGTTGCCACACCCAAGGCCTGGTCCCCCAGCTCTTTGCTTTGGAAGTACCCTTGCCCTCCAGCCCACAAATCCTCTGCTCCAAATGTTCGGCATCACTCACGCATGGTGTTTGACTCCACCACTGCCTCCGAGGAGGTGTTCAGGGCCCCAATGGTTTTCCGAAGGAGTCGGGCAAGCATGGAGTCTCCCCCGACTTTCACCTCCAACTTATGACTGCCTGTGGCCAGAATAAGGGCCATGTGGGAGTCAGGAAGGAGTTGGGGTTCAGGGGAAGGGGCAGGATGGGGAATGTCGGGGAGAGGGCAAGGCATAGAAGTGCTCCTCACAGGACTTCCTGTCCCCTCACTGAGCACTGTCCCCCACCCTGCTGCAGGCAGACAGGGAGTTTAGAGGCTGGGGTTCCCACTGGCAGCTGTCAGGGGCAGGGCTGAGATTTGCCCTGACACAGAAGGAGGCCACGAGATTGGAaggactggggtgggggggctgtgCAGAGGGACCCCGGAGCAGGACTCGGGCTCACTGCGGAAGGAGTACTGCCAGAAGGCATGGTGGCGGATGGTGTCGAAGATGGAGTAGAGAGCCCTGTCCAGTCCACACAGCACCAGTAACAGCAGCAGGAGAGGCAGTGTCCCCACGAGCTCCCCCATCTGCCCAGAcggcaggaggggcagagctggcCAGTGCCGCACGGAGCCCTCTCTGCCGCCTTTGCCCTCCACCCCTCAGATCGTGCCTGTGGCTGGATGTGGAGGCCCAGCCCCATGCCCTCCTTAccacatttctcatttctgaggcCTGGAGAGTGGGCTCAAAGGGGAagatgaccttttttttctcagctttgcGGAGTGGCAGCAGAGTCCTTTTGCCCTGGAAAGGAATGTCCTCGCCACAAGGAGCAAAggctctctccccttcctcctctgcccttcTGGAGAAGGAAGCCACACAGGGCACCCGGCCAGGCACCCTCGGGCAGGGCTGTGACCTCTCACCAGCATCTTCCTGCGCTCATCGATCTGACAGAAGTAGGTGCTGATGTAGATGTTGTCAAAGCGGATGTCCCCATTATAGCTGTCCATGTAGGAGAAGGACCTGTGGGGAGGCTGCCTCTGTCCCTCCAGgttcccttctcccacccccaaccGTGGGCATCTTCCACTCAGCCAGTGTGCACTGAGCGCCATCTGTGTCCCAGGAGAAGgctgccctgccctccagcaGCCCCCAGGCCATTGAAAGACACGCACACACAACTGACGAGACACGACAAAGGTGAGAAAGGGTGGCAGGgtggtgtgagtgcatgtgtgtggcgTAGGAGAAGGGTTCCCAGCCTCCATGGGGCAGGATGGAGCCGGGAAACCCCTCACAGTTTCAGGGATCCCCTGATTCATTATGACTCCCATATTCACCTCTCAAGTCCCTGCCTCACAGCTGAGCCCACAAAACATCTCCTGGAAGTCACTTCAAGCAAAACGCATCCCAAACCACCATATCCATCTCTAACACACCCGTGAGCACAgcagttttctgtgtgtgtgtgtgtgatgtgtgcacatgCCTATGCAGCTCTCTTCTGTGTATCTCCCAAAGTCCCACATAACGTGTCAGTTTCTTAAGACAAAAATGTTAATTGTTGGAGATGTGCTTGAAACTGTAAGATTACATTAAATGAGCTCTGTAAACTGTGAAATCTAAGTTCCAATGCTACTAGCTCTGGGACTGTAAAAATCCACATCTTTGCCTTTGAGAACGAACTATAAATGCAAAGCAAGACTGTGAGCGCCCCCTTGTGGAGAGACCTGTCGCTGCTGCGTCGGGGCCTCCAGAGCCAGGGCCCCGCCTTCTCACCAGCTCTGCCCCTTGTGTGGGTGACCTCACCCAGGTTGAAAGCCTGGAAGTGGCTTTTGACTCTgggcctccttccttccctcgtTTAGCTGGCTTTGAGAGCTGCGGcacctctccctttcctccctccatctCAGGCCAACTTCCTGCTGGGCCCCACTCCAGCCAGGCTCCCTCCTAACCTCTGACCCAccttggcctccctgcctccaaccTGCCTTAGTCCATCCTGCAAACACTCCCCAGTTCAGGGCCCTCCTGAAGGGCTTTCTAGACTGTTTTGGCCGTGCCCACTTCAGGCCAGTGTTCAGCCACAGCCTCTGCCACGCACAGCCCACAGATGCCAGGATCCTCGCCTGAGAGAACGCCCTTCCTCTCCTCGGCCACAGCTCCCATCTGCAGCCTCTTGAAACCAGTTATGGCCCTTGCAGAGACACCTCAGCTTCCACCCCTGTCCACAGCTGGTGCATAACAGAGTGCTTGAACTTTGTGGatgcctctcctgcctccctagGCCATGATCTTCTTGAGAGTGGGAATATGGCTCATTCATCTTCGTCCTCCCACAGAGCCCTCAACACACACATAGCCACTCACTTGCTGTCACTCTAGGCCCCACAAACAGGGGCAGACAGAGCCAGAGCCCCTGTGGCTGTCCTTGCCCATCCCCTGCCCATCTGGTGGTGGGGACAGGAAATAGAGGGTCCAGAGGTCAGCAAGGAAACAGAGTGAGGCCCAGGGCAGCCCAGCTGGACGCCAGGCTGGGTGGGGTTGAGGACTTTGGTCCAAATGGAGGGAAAGTAGCTGCCAGCGCAGCAGGCGGgagaaaatgaaagcagaatTGGAGGATAAAAATGGCACAAAGTCAGAGCCAAGGGGAATATGAagggcaagaaaaaaataaaaagtcaaagctTAAAGTAAAAAAAGTCAGCGTTGGGATAAAGGCTGGAAGGAGGTAGATAAATGAAGATGGTCGCCCTTTTAAGGGTGAGAACACGGGTAGTGATTCTTCTGACAAAAAGTCGGCATTTCCTTTAATGTTGTGTAAACAGCAAACGCAGCTTAATGAAAAGGCCAAATTAAAGGCACAAGAACATTCACAGGCAGTCCCATTCTTACAGCCTCCCTCGGGGCGGGGCTCCCCtctggggtggaggctggggccTTGGGGAGGGGCCATGGCTCACCCGTGGAGGACGAGCAAGAAGGTGCAGGAGAAGAGCACCCGCAGGAGCCCCAGGGACCACTCCAGACGCGCCTCCTGGCGGCTCACGTAGTCACGCACCTCGGTGCTCACGTGCTTCCAGCTCGTGTTGAGGCCCAGCACCCCAGCCTGCTTCTCTTCCTGGCGCAGAGCAGAGCTGCAGACTGTCTCCCCCAGGCGTCTCTCCCCCGGTGCCCCACTCCTGTTCCCAGGACCTTCAGGATTGCCGCCTCCTTCTGCTTGCCACCCCCCTTGACAGAGTCCGGCCCCCCTGCACCTGTAGGCCTGACACCCTCTCACACCTGGCTGACCAGTCCTTCCCAAAGCCAGGTCCACGTATACCACAGACttgccctctccccttccctgtcaACCGACCGTTGCCCTCCTTGTCTCCCTCCCTCACGTCCAGTCGCCTCTGCCCTGTGCCTTCTCACTTGCTCTTCCTCATGCCCTGCTCCCTGTGCCTGCCCTTCACTCTCTAACCCTGGCCCACACGCCCCTGCTTCCAACCTTGAGTTCAATGGTGGCGGAAAATTCTCCCTCCAGGCTCTGAACAGACTGGTTGAGAGAGTCGTAGGTCTGCCCAAA includes:
- the DCST1 gene encoding E3 ubiquitin-protein ligase DCST1, with amino-acid sequence MDITRHQNRAKGQTRKPPRTTVQRLLSWGLPVFCSRFLWRQPGQFPVTAFLLGAGTGGLLAIGLFQLLVNPMNIYEEQKMMTLYGLVGLGAIGWGTSPHIRCASLLLVPKMLGKEGRLFVMGYALAAIYEGPVANLRHNINEVIASLGCTVELQINSTRTAWRISTAPLRAVFKDLLGSKDLLKAETHNISNSFEDLDAQVNSETGYTPEDAMGSEETAQEAETPRALASRHHLSTQKMYELKTKLRCSNVVNQAMLSCRRWFDQKHEQCMQRIWVPLLNHLLCLPMKFKFFCGIAKAMEVWCRSRIPVEGNFGQTYDSLNQSVQSLEGEFSATIELKEEKQAGVLGLNTSWKHVSTEVRDYVSRQEARLEWSLGLLRVLFSCTFLLVLHGSFSYMDSYNGDIRFDNIYISTYFCQIDERRKMLGKRTLLPLRKAEKKKVIFPFEPTLQASEMRNVMGELVGTLPLLLLLLVLCGLDRALYSIFDTIRHHAFWQYSFRSSHKLEVKVGGDSMLARLLRKTIGALNTSSEAVVESNTMPCLPQPVCLNAGAYLRAALPVGLLVSLCLLQAFGYRLRRVIAAFYFPKREKKRILFLYNELLRKRAAFTKLRRAAILRQARQQRASRRHLANILHRHCPFLRRWLRRRCVVCQAPETPESYVCPTPDCEAVYCRSCWDDMQARCPACTPREELSSSAYSDSEDDAIYAE